A stretch of DNA from Kosmotoga arenicorallina S304:
CCTGTCAACTACTGGCTCGAACGGGCTGTAATAAGTTATATAAAGGCTTATGGCGGAAAAGCTACTCAAATCGGCGATAACTGGAAGATCCGGTATCTTGAAACCGGAAGAGAAGAACTTATAACCTTTGATAGAAATTCTAAAAACCCGGATGTAAAAAAAATTGCCTTCAACGATCAGTTGGTAAACGATGCAATTAAGCATCTACCAGAACTTTCTGAAGACTTCCATGTTCCTGTTGTATCGTTGGATAATATTCCAAAAGGATTGCAAGGCGTGTGGTCTCTCTGGAAGGTAGTTGCAAAAGGTAAAGAATGGTCAAAGGAGCGGGTAATCCCTGTTTTTGTGAACGATGAAGGGAAAGTTTTTCTCAATTCTGCAATACTCGTATGGGAACGACTTATAAATGGCAGGTTCAAAATAATGGATTATGAAAGTATAGAAGCCCTTGAACATCAAGTCGAGAAAGAGTTAAGACGGAATTTTGAGAACCTAAAGGCTGAATATCTTTCGGAACGAGAAAAAAACAAAGAACGTAAAAGAGAATGGTTCGAAATACGGCGTCAAATGGCTGAGAGGATAGGGCTTCCTCAGGTTCGGGAGCACAGGTTGAAGCAATTGAAACTTGAGATGGAATCTTGGGAAACTTCGCTGAATGATGAGATATACCCAGAACTTAAATTGCTTTTAACTGTAAAGGTGAGAAATCATGTGCAGTAAAAGCCTTAATGAAGTTATGGTTGATAAAATTCTCTGTGCTGATTCACAGATAATAGTGGTGAATGATCCTGATGCTCTTCTTAGCGAAGAGATATTGGAAAAGCTGGAAAACTCGGGATACGCTATTCTCAATTTTCTGGACCCGATCAGCTTTAGATATCGTTATGAAAGGGATTTTCGAGATAAAAATTCGAAAAAGTTAGTGATAGTCGTCTCCTCGAAATACAATGACCCACACAATCTTCCTTTTGATATATTGAGCAAATCAGTTGTGCTTGATTTTGAGGTTAATACATTTTTCCCGAAGCTAAGCAGAACAGCTTTGCTGGATTTAACTCCAGATGAGATTGCAAAATTATACGAAATAATGGAAGAACCGCGAAATGAGCTCTCTACTAGAGAGACAAGGGAGTTCATTTTGAGACAGCTTTTTGACTTCGATTTGAGTAAGAAACACTCTTTAATTGATTTTTTAAGCTGGCTCATGAAGATTCATTATTCAAATATAGTCATAAGGGAAGAAATGGCCGAATTCATTTATGGAACACTCAAGGATAATCCAGAATTGTCAGAAATACCTATAAAAACGCTTATTTTAAATAAAGAGAGCTTTTTAGCTTTCCTTCAGGAACGCTGGCCTGTGTTTCTTGAAGGGGAAGTAGCAGATCGGGTTTGTGAGCGAAGTGGCATTGCCCTAGAATATCCAGGGCCCTACGATATTCCATTTGACCATCCTGATTTGAAAGTTTATATTGATACATTCTTTGCGGAAGGACTACTCGAACCTGTTCCTGTAAATGATCCTGAGCGTTTCGAAGATTCATGGATATCGTTTGGAATTGACACCAAAGAGTCGGAACGCCAAAGATTCGGAAAATTATTGGAGATTGTCAGGAAAGAAATGCCAGCAACTGATTCCAATTTTAAAGAATGGGCATCTCTTGCCTGGCGTCTGGCAGAGCTTTCCCTTCATGTCTATTCGTCTTCTGCTTCAAGTGAAGAAAAGAAAGAATTCTTAGAATTACAGAAAGAAATTGATGGAAGATTTCTGGAGTGGGTATTAAAAAAGTTCAGTAGTCTACTAACCCTTATAAGCCGTGACCCTGTAACTGTACAAAATGTTCTACCACAGATGAGAAAAAGGTATGTTGAAAAGAAAAAGGTAGCTCTAATTGTAGTAGATGGTATGTCAATTCTTCAATGGCTAATATTGTCCAAGCATCTAAAAGAACACAAGCAAATATCCCGGAGGAGTATCCTCGCTTTTATCCCAACTCTGACTTCTGTTTCAAGAAAAGTAATATTCTCAGGAAAATTACCCATGTATCTTGGTAATGTGCTTTCTACATCAGGTGAAGAGAAATTATGGAAGGAAGCATGGTCTGGTATTATACGCAATTCTGAGATAGCTTACCTCAACGAACCGGGCGAAAAACTTCTCAAAGATGTTGAAGAATCAATCCGTAAAAATGCCAGAGTTCTTGGGATAGTAGTGAGAGAACTCGACGAGATAATGCATGGAGAGAGTTTGGGAATGGATGGGCTTATTTCCGCTACAAAGTTATTGGGGAACAGAGGAATTTTGAGCGATTTGTTGAAGCTCCTTGGTGTTAATGATTATCATGTGATACTGACCTCAGATCATGGCAATGTGTTTGCCAGAGGCATAGGAAAACCATCAGAAGGTGTTGCCGCTGAATCAAAGGGTGAAAGGGTTAGAATATATAAAAATAAATCGCTCAGGCAAACCGTGCACAGCAGATATCCCGAAGCTATTGCCTGGAGACCAATAGGGTTACCTGAAAATTTCTTCCCACTTATAGCTAGAGGAAGAACTGCGTTTACAAATTTTGACGAAGAAACCATTTGTCATGGAGGAATTACTGTTGATGAATTAATAGTTCCATTTATTGAGTTGTGGAAAGGGTGATTAGCTTGAATTCAAAAATGATTGGATTTGACAGACAATTAAAGAAAGAATGGCTTGACCTTGTGATTGAAATGCTTCATGATGGAGAAACTCGCGATAAGATAACAGAAGCATTGAACAAATACATAGGAAACGACCTAAAGGGTAAAGACGCAATTAGAAAAACAAGGCTTGTTATCAATAGGATGTGGTTTAACCCTAATTCTCAACTTGAATTCTTAAGACGTTCTGCGCTGGAACTATTTAATGAAGCTCGTACAGAAAACGCTACATCGATTATCCATTGGGGAATGTGCATCGCTTGTTATCCGTATTTCAGAGATATTGCAAGAATATGCGGAAGATTAATCAACCTTCAAGGATATTTCAAACGTTTTCAGGTAAGACAAAGAACAATGGAAATTTGGGGAGAAAGACCGGTAGTTAGAAGAACTGTGAATCATGTGATTCAGACGATTATGTATTGGGATTTGATTGAACAAAAAGATGCTTCTGGTAAATATGTTATCTCAAAATTCATTGAAATAAAAAATCCGAAA
This window harbors:
- the pglZ gene encoding BREX-3 system phosphatase PglZ gives rise to the protein MCSKSLNEVMVDKILCADSQIIVVNDPDALLSEEILEKLENSGYAILNFLDPISFRYRYERDFRDKNSKKLVIVVSSKYNDPHNLPFDILSKSVVLDFEVNTFFPKLSRTALLDLTPDEIAKLYEIMEEPRNELSTRETREFILRQLFDFDLSKKHSLIDFLSWLMKIHYSNIVIREEMAEFIYGTLKDNPELSEIPIKTLILNKESFLAFLQERWPVFLEGEVADRVCERSGIALEYPGPYDIPFDHPDLKVYIDTFFAEGLLEPVPVNDPERFEDSWISFGIDTKESERQRFGKLLEIVRKEMPATDSNFKEWASLAWRLAELSLHVYSSSASSEEKKEFLELQKEIDGRFLEWVLKKFSSLLTLISRDPVTVQNVLPQMRKRYVEKKKVALIVVDGMSILQWLILSKHLKEHKQISRRSILAFIPTLTSVSRKVIFSGKLPMYLGNVLSTSGEEKLWKEAWSGIIRNSEIAYLNEPGEKLLKDVEESIRKNARVLGIVVRELDEIMHGESLGMDGLISATKLLGNRGILSDLLKLLGVNDYHVILTSDHGNVFARGIGKPSEGVAAESKGERVRIYKNKSLRQTVHSRYPEAIAWRPIGLPENFFPLIARGRTAFTNFDEETICHGGITVDELIVPFIELWKG